One segment of Cynocephalus volans isolate mCynVol1 chromosome 8, mCynVol1.pri, whole genome shotgun sequence DNA contains the following:
- the RPL11 gene encoding large ribosomal subunit protein uL5, translating into MGKEKIHSNMWSRPVRTQLGKRARLLAHKPLGRKLHFLFLFSIMAEDGARSVGRTESGRAARAEGGGRDPVTSSPVLLRAGSGQKPEGSAARLVGGSEGTGGGRTVPGHGVRAFFRPRDLSPAGCGRGRECVDWRASLLQQDQGEKENPMRELRIRKLCLNICVGESGDRLTRAAKVLEQLTGQTPVFSKARYTVRSFGIRRNEKIAVHCTVRGAKAEEILEKGLKVREYELRKNNFSDTGNFGFGIQEHIDLGIKYDPSIGIYGLDFYVVLGRPGFSIADKKRRTGCIGAKHRISKEEAMRWFQQKYDGIILPGK; encoded by the exons CTTGGGAAAAGAGCCCGCCTCCTGGCCCATAAGCCTCTGGGGCGGAAGCTTCACTTCCTCTTCCTGTTCTCCATCATGGCG GAGGACGGAGCCCGCAGTGTTGGCCGGACCGAAAGTGGCAGAGCCGCGCGGGCCGAGGGCGGGGGGCGGGACCCTGTCACCTCTTCTCCCGTCCTCCTCCGAGCGGGCTCGGGGCAGAAGCCTGAGGGTTCAGCAGCACGGCTTGTGGGCGGCAGCGAGGGCACGGGGGGCGGGCGGACGGTTCCGGGACATGGGGTCCGGGCCTTCTTCCGGCCCCGGGACTTGAGCCCGGCCGG CTGTGGCAGGGGTCGCGAGTGTGTTGACTGGCGCGCTTCCCTGTTGCAGCAGGATCAAGGTGAAAAGGAGAACCCCATGCGGGAACTTCGCATCCGCAAGCTCTGCCTCAACATCTGTGTGGGGGAGAGTGGAGACAGACTGACCCGGGCAGCCAAGGTGTTGGAGCAGCTCACAGGCCAGACCCCTGTGTTTTCCAAAG CTAGATACACTGTCAGATCCTTTGGcatcaggagaaatgaaaagattgCTGTCCACTGCACAGTCCGTGGGGCCAAGGCAGAAGAAATCCTGGAGAAAGGCCTAAAG GTGCGGGAatatgaattaagaaaaaataacttctCAGATACTGGAAACTTTGGCTTTGGGATCCAGGAACACATCGATCTGGGGATCAAATATGACCCAAGCATTGGTATCTACGGCCTGGACTTCTATGTG GTGCTGGGTAGGCCAGGTTTCAGCATCGCAGACAAGAAGCGCAGGACAGGCTGCATTGGGGCCAAACACAGAATCAGCAAAGAGGAGGCCATGCGCTGGTTCCAGCAGAAG TATGATGGGATCATCCTTCCTGGCAAATAA